A genome region from Cucurbita pepo subsp. pepo cultivar mu-cu-16 chromosome LG02, ASM280686v2, whole genome shotgun sequence includes the following:
- the LOC111789111 gene encoding tubby-like F-box protein 8, protein MSFRSIVRDVREGFGSLSRRSFEFRLPGHNRGKSHGSVHDLLDQPLVIQTSRWASLPPELLRDVVMRLEESESVWPARRNVVACAAVCRSWRDMCKEIVKTPEFSGKITFPVSLKQPGTRDGTMQCFIKRDKSNLTYHLYLCLSTALLVDNGKFLLSAKRTRRATCTEYVISMDADNISRSSNTYIGKLRSNFLGTKFIIYDTQPPYNNAQISPPGHSRRFYSKKVSPKIPSGSYNIAQISYELNVLGTRGPRKMHCTMHSIPVSCLEPGGTVPGQPQVVTRLLGDSFRSISFSKSALNSTEFSSSRFSDIVGLRDEDEAGKERPLILRNKPPRWHEQLQCWCLNFRGRVTVASVKNFQLIAATEPSSSTATNQHAQSSQSDHDKIILQFGKVGKDMFTMDYRYPLSAFQAFAICLSSFDTKLACE, encoded by the exons ATGTCATTTCGTAGTATAGTCCGTGATGTTAGAGAGGGGTTTGGAAGTTTATCGAGGCGTAGTTTTGAGTTCAGACTGCCTGGTCACAATAGAGGTAAATCTCATGGATCAGTCCATGATCTGCTCGATCAACCTCTGGTAATTCAGACTAGTCGATGGGCTAGCCTTCCACCTGAGCTATTGCGGGATGTTGTCATGAGATTGGAGGAGAGTGAGAGCGTGTGGCCTGCTCGCAGGAATGTTGTTGCTTGTGCTGCTGTTTGTAGGTCATGGAGGGATATGTGCAAAGAGATCGTAAAAACTCCTGAGTTCTCGGGGAAAATTACGTTCCCTGTCTCCTTAAAGCAG CCCGGGACTCGCGATGGAACGATGCAATGCTTCATTAAGAGGGATAAATCTAATTTGACTTACCACCTTTACCTTTGCCTTAGTACTG CTTTACTTGTTGATAATGGGAAGTTTCTTCTTTCTGCGAAAAGAACAAGGAGAGCGACTTGCACCGAGTACGTGATTTCCATGGATGCGGATAATATATCAAGATCGAGCAACACCTACATTGGAAAACTAAG GTCGAATTTTCTAGGGACCAAATTTATTATCTATGATACACAGCCTCCATACAACAATGCCCAGATTTCCCCACCAGGCCATAGTCGTAGATTCTACTCGAAAAAAGTTTCTCCGAAGATCCCATCCGGTAGCTATAATATTGCTCAAATCTCCTATGAGCTGAACGTTCTTGGCACTCGAGGCCCCCGAAAGATGCACTGCACAATGCACTCCATCCCCGTCTCATGTCTTGAGCCCGGTGGCACTGTTCCTGGCCAGCCCCAAGTTGTCACTCGACTCCTTGGTGATTCGTTTCGAAGTATATCGTTTTCGAAGTCTGCATTAAATTCTACAGAGTTCAGTAGTTCCCGCTTCTCTGATATCGTTGGTTTACGGGATGAAGATGAAGCGGGGAAGGAGAGGCCATTGATTCTTAGGAATAAGCCACCACGGTGGCACGAGCAGTTGCAGTGTTGGTGCCTTAATTTCAGAGGACGAGTAACCGTTGCCTCTGTCAAAAACTTCCAACTGATCGCTGCAACAGagccttcttcttctacaGCTACAAACCAACACGCTCAATCTTCCCAGTCCGACCACGACAAGATCATTCTTCAATTCGGGAAGGTCGGGAAGGACATGTTTACAATGGATTACCGATATCCATTGTCAGCATTTCAAGCTTTCGCTATCTGTTTGAGTAGCTTTGACACCAAGTTGGCTTGTGAATAA